The Commensalibacter nepenthis genome has a window encoding:
- a CDS encoding bifunctional [glutamine synthetase] adenylyltransferase/[glutamine synthetase]-adenylyl-L-tyrosine phosphorylase → MPAPHSNSIPWFYQNWPKPTNQQSADLFQEDLVKLWIHCEKDPAFLEQEYSINLIRSIGGSSPYLSHLILQNIHFFEFLLQNGPDEACKVTFDTLHQFSAQESRQAIAKILRITKQKIALSCALADIGNVWSLQQITLTLSSLAEATLNLAINHLLLHAHENKKLNLQHPNTPEKNCGFIVLGMGKLGARELNYSSDIDLIILYDPEIYPNNDGLNTIFVRLTRQLVSLMEERDENGYVFRTDLRLRPDPSSSPLAVSLPAAITYYESLGQTWERTAMSKARPVAGDIPAGYAFLEAIRPFIWRRHLDFTVIDDIHAMKKRIDQHKKTGKQNLSKLPPNLPDEDALNWLVGQNIKLGHGGIREIEFCPQTMQLVWGGRFPELQDSTTIGGLTKLTDKDLLTEFQTQKLIKAYALLRKTEHRLQMQNDYQTHSLPNNLEELEQFSIFMGYETPHKFARDLFPLMQFVRQTFEGLFATPENDEQYILDMPTTELKEYLNQKGFPDEAATILQSWNDSGPRALRTAKARTILTNLLPKLLDAFANQRNPLLVLQRFDTILARHRAGLQLLSLLERNPALIKRLSAVIGTSHFIAEHVASNPAAIDALLETNLVKNRFDLRKTIRNYLKNAEHYMDAIPALHSLVHSEEFRLSVAHLDNQISLNKAQILRTSMANSIMKSLLDQVTKEHQRKYGTIPNGGICIVVLGKAGSWEMTAGSDLDLMLIFDHPPEISESICVSNNKKSINQRSLSTNNYYIRLTQNFISAITNAGSAGSLYEVDMRLRPSGSKGPVAVSLTSFKRYHKEEAWTWERMALTRARVIGGPLKLQKRITKTIQHALSNAPHNLSNKNVLKDATNMRARLLRDAPPNSVWDVKHLTGGLMEVEFIAQTLQLTAKNPDIFHPCTRIALRNLAKYGIIDLKDAKILIQADSFWRNLQSLLRIFFGKLPPKDITTDLTPAIIEVMSRDLLKTATQDIQAITQIQEKAEMIGKQVRTIFIKYIGSLT, encoded by the coding sequence CCTTTGATACATTACATCAATTTTCAGCACAAGAATCTCGTCAAGCAATTGCCAAAATATTACGCATTACCAAGCAAAAAATCGCCTTAAGTTGTGCTTTGGCAGATATTGGAAATGTATGGTCATTACAACAAATCACGTTAACCCTCAGCAGTCTTGCAGAAGCAACATTGAACCTTGCTATTAATCATCTTTTACTCCATGCTCACGAAAATAAAAAACTAAATTTACAACATCCAAACACACCAGAAAAAAACTGTGGCTTTATCGTACTTGGAATGGGCAAACTTGGAGCAAGAGAACTCAATTATTCCTCTGATATTGATCTGATTATTTTATATGACCCTGAAATTTATCCAAATAATGATGGCTTAAATACGATTTTTGTAAGGCTAACCCGTCAACTTGTCTCTTTGATGGAAGAACGTGACGAGAATGGATATGTGTTCCGTACTGATTTACGCTTGCGTCCAGACCCCTCATCCTCTCCTTTGGCTGTTTCTTTACCTGCTGCCATTACCTATTATGAAAGCCTAGGTCAAACATGGGAACGAACCGCAATGAGCAAAGCCAGACCTGTTGCAGGGGACATCCCCGCAGGATATGCTTTTTTAGAAGCAATCCGCCCCTTTATTTGGCGCAGGCATCTCGATTTCACTGTGATTGACGATATCCACGCGATGAAAAAGAGGATCGACCAACATAAAAAAACTGGCAAACAAAACCTATCAAAACTCCCACCTAATCTTCCAGACGAAGATGCCTTGAATTGGCTGGTTGGACAAAATATCAAACTTGGGCATGGCGGGATCAGAGAAATCGAATTTTGCCCTCAAACCATGCAATTAGTTTGGGGAGGACGTTTCCCAGAGTTACAAGATTCAACCACCATCGGTGGATTGACCAAACTGACTGACAAAGACTTACTAACCGAGTTTCAAACGCAAAAACTAATAAAAGCCTATGCTTTGTTGCGTAAAACAGAACATCGTTTGCAAATGCAAAATGATTATCAAACCCATTCTTTACCCAACAATCTTGAAGAGTTAGAGCAATTTTCTATTTTTATGGGATATGAAACCCCTCATAAATTTGCTCGTGACCTTTTTCCTTTGATGCAATTTGTCAGGCAAACATTCGAAGGATTATTTGCAACCCCTGAAAATGATGAACAATATATTCTTGATATGCCCACAACAGAGCTAAAAGAATATTTAAATCAAAAAGGGTTTCCTGATGAAGCCGCCACCATTTTACAATCATGGAATGACAGCGGTCCCAGAGCGTTAAGAACTGCCAAAGCAAGAACTATTTTAACCAATTTGTTACCTAAATTATTGGATGCATTTGCAAACCAACGCAATCCATTATTAGTTTTACAACGATTCGACACTATTCTGGCACGCCACCGTGCAGGTCTTCAACTTTTATCCCTACTTGAACGAAACCCTGCATTAATTAAAAGATTATCAGCGGTTATTGGAACTTCTCACTTTATCGCCGAGCATGTCGCCAGCAACCCAGCAGCGATTGATGCGCTCTTGGAAACAAACCTCGTTAAAAACCGATTTGATTTACGCAAAACAATTCGAAATTATCTTAAAAACGCAGAACATTATATGGATGCAATTCCTGCGTTGCATAGTCTAGTACATAGTGAAGAATTTCGATTGTCCGTAGCTCATTTGGACAATCAAATCAGCCTAAATAAAGCACAGATTTTACGCACTTCTATGGCGAACAGCATCATGAAATCTTTGCTTGACCAAGTTACCAAAGAGCATCAAAGAAAATATGGAACTATTCCAAATGGGGGTATTTGTATTGTTGTTTTGGGTAAAGCTGGTTCTTGGGAAATGACTGCGGGTTCTGATCTTGATTTAATGTTGATTTTCGATCATCCACCCGAAATTTCTGAAAGTATTTGCGTTTCTAATAATAAAAAATCTATAAATCAACGTTCTTTGTCAACCAATAACTATTATATTCGGCTAACTCAAAATTTTATTTCTGCCATTACCAATGCTGGTTCCGCTGGTTCACTATATGAAGTCGATATGCGCCTGCGTCCTTCTGGCAGCAAAGGTCCCGTTGCGGTTTCCCTCACCTCTTTTAAACGATACCACAAAGAGGAAGCATGGACATGGGAAAGAATGGCTTTAACCAGAGCAAGAGTAATTGGTGGACCTTTAAAGTTACAAAAACGCATTACAAAAACCATTCAACATGCATTATCCAACGCCCCCCATAACCTCAGCAACAAGAACGTATTAAAAGATGCTACGAATATGAGGGCTCGTTTATTAAGAGATGCTCCCCCCAACAGTGTTTGGGATGTAAAACACCTTACAGGCGGATTAATGGAAGTGGAATTTATTGCCCAAACCCTACAATTAACTGCCAAAAATCCTGATATTTTTCATCCATGCACCCGTATTGCTTTACGAAATCTTGCAAAATACGGAATTATAGACCTAAAAGATGCCAAGATACTCATTCAAGCGGATAGTTTTTGGAGAAACCTACAAAGTTTATTAAGAATATTTTTTGGCAAACTGCCCCCTAAAGATATTACCACAGACCTGACCCCAGCAATTATTGAAGTGATGTCCAGAGATCTTTTAAAAACCGCAACGCAAGATATTCAAGCCATTACACAAATTCAAGAAAAAGCCGAAATGATTGGCAAGCAAGTCAGGACTATTTTTATAAAATATATTGGCTCTCTTACATAA